A region of Vitis riparia cultivar Riparia Gloire de Montpellier isolate 1030 chromosome 1, EGFV_Vit.rip_1.0, whole genome shotgun sequence DNA encodes the following proteins:
- the LOC117915336 gene encoding gibberellin 20 oxidase 1-like yields the protein MALEIEEHPVESLSSGPKLCVKNFVWSEDEWPLINHDDFADGDDIPTISLEGNLSGKPCQDYDKVCQVMVTACEKWGFFKLVDHGVAIETVENVKVQLNELFDLPMDQKLKGARSTSLPLGYCASNPEYGQNLPWAEILQLLQSPQQVVAFARKVFGDQHQPFSNAMVKYMQALDKLGMKIFEMLAHGMGLPDDFFTKNFEEKEATMIRVNRYPPCPLPEKCLGVGSHSDPHTLTILLQDDVGGLQVLKSDNQWIGIRPVPNSFVINIGDTLEAWTNGRLRSVVHRAVVNKEKHRLSVAYFLSPATSAIIDCPPQLIESSTNLRKYVSFTWGEFRKELLTQKRVVGKTALNRYLISP from the exons ATGGCACTTGAGATTGAAGAACATCCTGTTGAGTCACTCTCCTCGGGCCCCAAGCTAtgtgttaaaaattttgtttggtcAGAAGACGAATGGCCATTGATAAATCACGATGACTTTGCTGATGGAGACGATATTCCAACAATAAgtttggaggggaatttgagTGGGAAGCCATGCCAAGACTATGACAAAGTGTGCCAAGTCATGGTGACTGCTTGTGAGAAGTGGGGGTTCTTCAAGTTGGTGGATCATGGGGTTGCTATAGAAACTGTGGAAAATGTGAAAGTTCAGTTGAATGAGCTTTTTGATCTTCCAATGGATCAGAAGCTGAAAGGGGCTCGATCCACAAGCTTGCCATTGGGGTATTGTGCCTCAAATCCTGAGTATGGACAAAATCTACCTTGGGCAGAGATCTTACAATTGCTTCAATCACCACAACAGGTTGTTGCCTTTGCAAGAAAGGTGTTTGGTGATCAACATCAGCCATTTAG CAATGCAATGGTGAAGTACATGCAAGCATTGGACAAATTAGGAATGAAGATTTTTGAAATGTTGGCACATGGAATGGGGCTTCCTGATGACTTCTTTACAAAGAATTTTGAAGAGAAAGAGGCCACCATGATCAGGGTGAACAGATACCCTCCTTGTCCCCTGCCTGAGAAATGTCTAGGGGTTGGGAGTCATTCAGACCCCCATACCCTAACAATATTGCTACAAGACGACGTGGGCGGTCTTCAGGTTTTGAAAAGTGACAACCAATGGATCGGAATTCGTCCTGTCCCAAATTCATTTGTCATCAACATTGGCGACACCCTCGAA GCATGGACTAATGGGAGACTAAGGAGTGTAGTGCATAGAGCAGTGGTGAATAAGGAGAAGCACAGGCTATCAGTGGCATATTTCCTCAGCCCCGCAACCTCTGCCATCATAGATTGCCCTCCTCAGCTGATAGAGTCAAGCACCAACCTCAGAAAGTATGTGAGTTTCACTTGGGGAGAATTCAGAAAGGAGCTTTTGACACAAAAGAGGGTTGTGGGTAAAACTGCCCTCAACAGATATCTCATATCTCCTTGA